The following is a genomic window from bacterium.
TAACTCATAAACATCCCGCACCTTGCCGCGCCTTAAAAATTTAATGTCTTTTAAATCGGTTTTCATTAAAACACCAGGCATTCTTACCTCCGGATTATAAGTGGATTACAATGGTATAATTTTAAACAAAAATGAAAATAAATCAAGGATAATATTGGAATATGCGTTAAAAAATATTATAATGATAAAATGAACGAATCGGAATTATTTGAAAAAATAAGGGCGGGTGAAATTTCAGCATTTAAGGAATTATTCGAAGCTTATAAAGATATGGTTTTTAATGTCTGTTTTAAAATGCTCGGAAGCAGGGAAGACGCGGAGGATGTCGCGCAGGACGTTTTTTTTACAGCATACAAGGCTCTGAAAGGATTCCGGGCGGAATCGAAATTATCAACATGGCTGTACCGTATCGCAGTAAACAGGAGCTTGAATTTCGGGCGGAAAAGAAAGATGAACAGATGGCTCTCGCTGGATTTTTTGGCAGATAATAAGCCGGATGAAATACCTCCCGATCCGGCGGGTAATCCTCTTAAAAATTTAGAGATTTCCGAACGTGAACGGATTGTCCAAAATGCGGTAAATTCACTGCCGGGAAACCAGCGCGTAGCCGTTATTCTCAGCCGTTATGAAAATCTTTCTTATGAAGAAACAGCCAAAATTATGAAATGTTCGGTTTCTTCCGTGGAATCATATTTGTTCCGCGCTAAACAGAATCTATATAAAAAATTGGCGGCGTTTATTAAGGAAACATAAATTTTTTAAATTACCGCCGCAAGTTTTTTCTGCCTTCCGTGTCTAACTAAGTGAAAGGCCCAAAATGAATCATAAAGAAATCCAGGAAAAATTATTACTCTTCACAGACGGAGGACTCTCCAATGAAGAAACAATTATTGTCAGGGAACATATTGAAGGTTGTCCTGTTTGCAGGGAAAACTCAGAAAAACTGAAGAAAGTCTGGGTATTTGAAACCGGTAAAAGAATGAAGCCTTCGCCATTTTTGTGGACAAGACTTGAGGCGGAAATCAAAGATTATGAACGAAATCCGGTTTATTTTGGCCTGGATTATTTCAGGAAAAGAATTGCGTATATGCTTCAGCCGGCAATGACAGCGGTTT
Proteins encoded in this region:
- a CDS encoding RNA polymerase sigma factor produces the protein MNESELFEKIRAGEISAFKELFEAYKDMVFNVCFKMLGSREDAEDVAQDVFFTAYKALKGFRAESKLSTWLYRIAVNRSLNFGRKRKMNRWLSLDFLADNKPDEIPPDPAGNPLKNLEISERERIVQNAVNSLPGNQRVAVILSRYENLSYEETAKIMKCSVSSVESYLFRAKQNLYKKLAAFIKET
- a CDS encoding zf-HC2 domain-containing protein; amino-acid sequence: MNHKEIQEKLLLFTDGGLSNEETIIVREHIEGCPVCRENSEKLKKVWVFETGKRMKPSPFLWTRLEAEIKDYERNPVYFGLDYFRKRIAYMLQPAMTAVLIFASILAGYFGGNYLVKDLDANQGISGNEQVAEAFYLDKLEPLLMALASGENEKEVLP